From Phaeocystidibacter marisrubri, the proteins below share one genomic window:
- the fahA gene encoding fumarylacetoacetase: MIKANDPNRRSWIKVDEGSDFPIQNIPFGVFIPEDDIITTGTRIGDTAIDLSAMQQLGYFKDIEISDDVFLQDTLNDFIALGRGINRQVRDRIAKIFDENNAELRDNEEHKARILFPADKVQMLMPIFSQDYTDFYSSREHATNVGTMFRDPDNALLPNWLHLPVGYHGRSSTIVISGEPIHRPMGQRKPKDADKPVFGPSVRVDFELEMAFITGEGKAMGQRISTEEAEEYIFGMVLFNDWSARDLQTWEYVPLGPFLAKNFGSSISPWVVTMDALEPYRCEGPKQEVEVLDYLKTEKDGAFDINISVAIQPEDQEETVVSNSNFKYMYWSMAQQLAHHTVNGCKINPGDLMGSGTISGPTPDSYGSMLELAWNATKPIPMNGGGERTFIEDNDTVIMRGYCNNGTTRIGFGEVSCKILPAIE; the protein is encoded by the coding sequence ATGATCAAAGCGAACGACCCTAATCGACGCAGTTGGATCAAAGTTGATGAAGGTTCAGACTTCCCCATCCAAAATATCCCGTTTGGGGTGTTTATTCCAGAGGATGACATTATCACTACAGGCACGAGAATTGGCGATACAGCCATCGACTTGTCGGCCATGCAGCAGTTGGGATATTTCAAGGATATTGAGATATCTGACGACGTTTTTCTACAAGACACATTGAACGATTTCATCGCACTTGGTCGTGGTATTAACCGCCAAGTTCGCGATAGAATTGCTAAAATCTTCGACGAAAACAATGCTGAATTGCGCGACAACGAAGAGCACAAGGCACGAATTCTCTTCCCAGCGGACAAAGTTCAGATGTTGATGCCGATCTTTTCACAAGATTACACCGACTTCTACAGTTCTCGCGAGCACGCCACCAATGTGGGCACCATGTTTCGCGATCCAGACAACGCCTTACTACCAAACTGGCTTCACCTGCCGGTAGGTTACCACGGAAGATCTAGCACTATTGTGATCTCGGGTGAGCCTATCCATCGCCCAATGGGACAGCGCAAGCCAAAGGATGCCGACAAACCCGTATTTGGACCATCGGTTCGCGTTGACTTCGAATTGGAAATGGCCTTTATCACGGGTGAAGGTAAAGCCATGGGACAACGCATCAGCACAGAAGAAGCTGAAGAATACATCTTTGGTATGGTGTTGTTCAACGACTGGAGTGCGCGTGATCTTCAAACTTGGGAGTACGTTCCACTCGGACCATTCCTCGCCAAAAACTTTGGATCGAGTATTAGTCCTTGGGTGGTAACCATGGATGCACTTGAGCCTTATCGTTGCGAAGGTCCTAAACAAGAAGTTGAAGTTCTCGATTACTTGAAAACAGAAAAAGACGGAGCGTTCGATATCAACATCTCTGTGGCTATTCAACCTGAAGACCAAGAGGAAACTGTTGTTTCGAATTCCAACTTCAAGTACATGTACTGGAGTATGGCTCAGCAATTGGCTCACCACACGGTGAACGGCTGTAAAATCAATCCAGGTGATTTGATGGGGTCAGGCACCATTTCTGGACCAACACCAGATAGCTACGGATCGATGCTAGAGCTAGCTTGGAATGCAACCAAGCCTATTCCTATGAACGGCGGTGGCGAAAGAACTTTTATTGAAGACAACGACACCGTGATTATGCGTGGTTACTGTAATAACGGAACCACTCGCATCGGTTTTGGAGAAGTGAGCTGTAAGATTCTACCCGCTATAGAATAA